In Niallia sp. FSL W8-0635, one genomic interval encodes:
- the mraY gene encoding phospho-N-acetylmuramoyl-pentapeptide-transferase: protein MQEKVIFFTILLGFLITVLISPFFIPFLRRLKFGQSIREEGPKSHQKKTGTPTMGGLMIIFSIVVTTLVMINKFSEPTIKTYLLLLVLVGFGLLGFLDDFIKVVMKRNLGLTSRQKLLGQIIISLIFYFVLRENEFSTAISIPFVDKPLELGWFYALFIIFWLVGFSNAVNLTDGLDGLVSGTSAVAFGAFAVLAWSQSQFEISIFSVAIVGAVLGFLVFNAHPAKVFMGDTGSLALGGAIAAIAILTKTEILLILIGGVFVIETLSVILQVISFKSTGRRIFRMSPLHHHYELVGWSEWRVVVTFWTVGLLFAALGIYIEVWL from the coding sequence ATGCAGGAGAAAGTAATCTTTTTTACCATTCTTTTAGGGTTTTTAATAACTGTATTAATATCTCCCTTTTTTATTCCCTTCTTGCGTAGATTGAAATTTGGTCAAAGCATTAGGGAAGAAGGGCCGAAATCCCACCAGAAAAAAACAGGAACGCCAACAATGGGTGGCTTAATGATTATTTTTTCCATTGTTGTTACAACTTTGGTTATGATTAATAAATTTTCAGAGCCAACGATTAAGACCTATTTATTGCTTTTAGTATTAGTTGGTTTTGGATTACTAGGCTTTTTAGATGATTTTATAAAAGTAGTAATGAAGCGTAATCTAGGATTAACTTCTAGACAAAAGCTTTTAGGGCAGATTATTATCTCGCTTATATTCTATTTTGTTTTACGTGAAAATGAATTTTCAACCGCTATTTCTATTCCTTTTGTGGATAAACCATTAGAATTAGGATGGTTTTATGCGTTATTTATTATTTTTTGGCTAGTTGGATTTTCTAACGCGGTGAATCTAACAGATGGCTTGGACGGTTTAGTTTCGGGAACTTCTGCTGTTGCCTTTGGCGCATTTGCTGTTCTTGCTTGGAGTCAGTCACAATTTGAAATTAGCATTTTCTCTGTAGCCATTGTTGGTGCGGTATTAGGGTTCTTAGTATTTAATGCCCATCCAGCAAAAGTGTTTATGGGAGATACAGGTTCTCTTGCACTTGGAGGTGCGATAGCTGCGATTGCTATTCTAACGAAGACAGAAATTCTACTGATATTAATTGGTGGAGTATTTGTTATCGAAACACTTTCTGTTATTCTTCAAGTTATTTCCTTTAAATCAACAGGAAGAAGAATTTTCCGCATGAGTCCATTGCATCACCATTATGAATTGGTTGGATGGTCCGAATGGAGAGTAGTTGTCACGTTTTGGACGGTTGGATTATTATTTGCCGCTTTAGGAATTTATATTGAGGTGTGGTTATAA
- a CDS encoding DUF881 domain-containing protein yields the protein MTGITLIVGFMIAVQFQTIKEPVVRDTRDTWELREDLINEKKLELQLINEIRSINAKVEEYENETSESKEEVLKETLDELKQEAGLTEVTGNGIILKIAPVNTEILLGEEPGVVTSELLQRLVNELNLYGAEEIAINDNRYVNTSVIREINNVLKMDGNPLNQLPIEVKVIAKDANAAEKLFNYMKVSKSADEFFLSNLLLNVEQSEKLITIPAYSKAINIQYMEPENTNEGGGN from the coding sequence ATGACTGGAATAACGCTTATTGTAGGTTTTATGATTGCCGTACAATTCCAGACAATTAAAGAACCTGTTGTACGAGATACAAGAGATACATGGGAATTAAGAGAAGATTTAATAAATGAAAAAAAATTAGAATTACAACTGATTAATGAAATTCGTTCCATAAATGCAAAAGTGGAAGAGTATGAAAACGAAACCTCTGAAAGCAAAGAAGAAGTATTGAAAGAAACTTTGGATGAATTAAAGCAGGAAGCAGGTCTAACAGAAGTCACAGGAAATGGGATTATCCTAAAAATTGCACCAGTTAATACTGAAATTCTATTAGGGGAAGAACCAGGTGTAGTAACTTCTGAATTATTACAGCGACTTGTAAATGAACTGAATTTATATGGTGCAGAGGAGATAGCGATTAATGATAATCGCTATGTGAATACAAGCGTTATCCGCGAGATAAATAATGTGTTGAAAATGGATGGAAATCCTCTTAATCAGCTGCCAATTGAAGTGAAAGTGATTGCAAAGGATGCAAATGCGGCAGAAAAATTGTTTAATTACATGAAAGTTTCAAAATCAGCCGATGAATTTTTTCTTTCCAATCTTTTATTAAACGTGGAGCAGTCAGAGAAGTTAATCACGATCCCAGCGTATAGTAAGGCAATTAATATCCAATATATGGAGCCGGAAAATACAAATGAAGGAGGCGGAAACTAA
- the murD gene encoding UDP-N-acetylmuramoyl-L-alanine--D-glutamate ligase, giving the protein MKQINDYHHKKILVLGLAKSGVSAAQLLHNLGAFVTVNDSKPLDENPEAQGLLEQGITVICGSHPIELLDEGFQLIVKNPGIPYFNPMIKGAMERGIPVITEVELAYRVSEAPFLAITGSNGKTTTTTLLFDMLEVDKKKPLIAGNIGTVASNVAQVAEKDNKIVIELSSFQLMGIEKFKPHIAIITNIYEAHLDYHGTREEYAKAKGNITKNQDANDYLIANVEQEVVMNIAKNSKATIIPFSAKRELEFGAYVKDNVIYFNNEKIMGLSDITYLSALNLENILSSVAAAKLSGVSNESIFEILSTFKGVKHRLQFIKELHGRKFYNDSKATNILATQNALAAFNEPVILLAGGLDRGNEFDELIPSLKNVKAMITFGQTAEKVEKAGRLAGIKTIKRVDNVDKAVPVAYDLSESGDVILLSPACASWDQYKTFEVRGDIFINSVHMLK; this is encoded by the coding sequence ATGAAACAGATTAACGATTATCATCATAAAAAAATACTTGTATTAGGTCTTGCAAAAAGTGGAGTAAGCGCAGCTCAATTACTACATAATTTAGGTGCATTTGTAACGGTCAATGACAGTAAACCATTAGATGAAAATCCGGAAGCACAAGGCTTGCTGGAGCAAGGAATAACAGTAATTTGCGGAAGCCATCCGATTGAATTATTAGACGAAGGATTTCAGCTAATTGTAAAAAATCCAGGGATTCCTTATTTTAATCCAATGATTAAAGGGGCAATGGAACGTGGAATTCCAGTTATTACAGAGGTAGAGCTTGCGTACAGAGTTTCTGAAGCACCGTTCCTTGCCATCACGGGATCAAATGGGAAAACGACCACAACGACTTTATTATTTGATATGCTAGAAGTAGATAAGAAAAAGCCGCTTATTGCGGGAAATATTGGTACAGTTGCTTCAAATGTGGCTCAAGTTGCAGAGAAAGATAATAAAATTGTTATCGAATTATCTTCTTTTCAATTAATGGGTATTGAAAAATTCAAGCCACATATTGCAATCATTACGAATATTTATGAGGCGCATTTAGATTATCATGGAACACGAGAAGAATATGCGAAGGCAAAAGGAAATATTACGAAGAATCAAGATGCGAATGATTATCTAATAGCGAATGTAGAGCAAGAGGTAGTAATGAATATCGCCAAAAACAGTAAAGCGACGATTATTCCTTTTTCTGCGAAACGGGAATTAGAGTTTGGTGCATATGTGAAAGATAATGTCATCTATTTTAATAATGAAAAAATAATGGGGCTATCTGATATTACGTACTTAAGTGCCTTAAATTTAGAAAATATCCTTTCTTCTGTTGCTGCTGCAAAGCTTTCAGGAGTGTCGAATGAAAGTATTTTTGAAATTCTTAGTACCTTTAAAGGGGTTAAACACCGTCTCCAATTTATTAAAGAATTACATGGACGGAAATTTTATAATGACTCGAAAGCAACGAATATACTAGCAACACAAAATGCCCTTGCAGCCTTTAATGAGCCGGTTATTTTACTAGCTGGTGGTCTCGATCGCGGAAATGAATTTGACGAACTGATTCCATCTCTTAAAAATGTAAAAGCAATGATTACATTTGGACAAACTGCTGAAAAAGTGGAGAAGGCAGGGAGACTTGCAGGAATAAAAACAATTAAACGCGTCGATAATGTGGACAAAGCAGTACCTGTTGCCTATGACTTATCAGAAAGTGGAGATGTCATTCTTCTTTCCCCAGCATGTGCAAGCTGGGATCAATACAAAACTTTTGAGGTCAGAGGAGACATTTTTATCAATTCGGTGCATATGCTTAAATAA
- a CDS encoding UDP-N-acetylmuramoyl-L-alanyl-D-glutamate--2,6-diaminopimelate ligase has protein sequence MQLKKLIESLQPYAPYNGEDVEIKSIENDNRKVTPGSLFICIKGYTVDGHNYAQKAYESGAVAVIAERNLALPIPVIVVKDTKKASSVLADVFYQKPTQKLQLIGITGTNGKTTTSHLIDAILKEAHKKTGIIGTMYTKIGEEIQETKNTTPEAVTLQKVFHQMVEQQVETAVMEVSSHALVEGRVFGCDYDIAVFTNLSQDHLDYHGTMEEYKKAKGLLFTRLGNAFQEEKPKFAILNKDDAAANEYESLTAAHILTYGIDTEADIMAKNIKITAAGTSFDLHTPLGAQFVQLKMVGKFNVYNSLASIGAAIASNIPMEVTIRALEKVEGVAGRFETVNAGQDFSVIVDYSHTPDSLQNALQTVKEFAEKNVYVIAGCGGDRDKTKRPLMAKIACQEASYAILTSDNPRSEDPDAILKDMEAGVMDEQNYIIIPDRKEAITYAVNQAQPGDVILIAGKGHETYQIIGSEVLDFDDRLVAKEAIEERKNDTVL, from the coding sequence ATGCAATTAAAAAAACTTATTGAGAGTTTGCAGCCATATGCTCCTTATAATGGAGAAGATGTGGAAATAAAATCAATAGAGAATGATAATCGCAAAGTAACACCTGGCAGTCTATTTATTTGTATAAAAGGATACACAGTCGATGGACATAATTATGCGCAAAAAGCATACGAGTCTGGCGCAGTAGCTGTGATTGCTGAAAGAAATTTAGCCTTGCCAATTCCCGTTATTGTTGTAAAAGACACGAAGAAAGCTAGTAGTGTGCTTGCAGATGTATTTTATCAAAAGCCAACACAAAAGCTTCAACTTATTGGGATAACAGGAACAAATGGAAAAACGACAACAAGTCATTTAATAGATGCTATTTTAAAAGAGGCGCATAAAAAAACGGGAATCATCGGAACGATGTATACGAAAATCGGTGAGGAAATTCAAGAAACGAAAAATACTACTCCAGAAGCGGTGACACTTCAGAAGGTGTTCCATCAAATGGTCGAACAACAAGTCGAAACAGCTGTTATGGAAGTATCTTCCCATGCCCTTGTGGAAGGCAGAGTATTTGGCTGTGATTATGATATAGCTGTATTTACGAATCTAAGTCAGGATCATTTAGATTATCATGGCACGATGGAAGAATATAAGAAAGCAAAAGGACTGTTATTTACAAGATTAGGGAATGCATTTCAAGAGGAAAAACCGAAGTTTGCCATCCTAAATAAAGATGATGCAGCTGCTAACGAGTACGAAAGCCTTACAGCCGCTCATATTCTTACATATGGAATTGATACAGAGGCAGATATTATGGCCAAAAATATAAAAATAACGGCAGCCGGTACATCTTTTGATTTACATACTCCACTTGGGGCACAATTTGTACAACTAAAAATGGTAGGGAAATTCAATGTGTATAATTCCTTAGCAAGTATTGGTGCTGCGATTGCGAGCAATATCCCAATGGAGGTAACGATTCGTGCCCTCGAAAAGGTAGAAGGTGTAGCAGGTAGATTTGAAACAGTAAATGCTGGGCAAGATTTTTCTGTGATTGTTGATTATTCCCATACACCTGATAGTTTACAAAATGCCCTGCAGACGGTGAAAGAATTTGCTGAGAAAAACGTATATGTCATTGCAGGCTGTGGAGGAGATAGAGACAAGACAAAACGCCCGTTAATGGCAAAAATTGCTTGTCAGGAAGCGAGCTATGCTATCCTTACTTCCGATAATCCAAGAAGTGAAGATCCGGATGCCATTTTAAAAGATATGGAAGCTGGGGTTATGGATGAACAGAATTATATAATTATCCCTGATCGAAAAGAAGCAATTACATATGCGGTCAATCAAGCACAGCCTGGCGATGTTATCTTAATTGCAGGAAAAGGACATGAAACATATCAAATTATTGGTTCTGAAGTGTTAGATTTTGATGACCGTTTAGTTGCAAAAGAAGCGATAGAGGAGAGAAAAAATGACACTGTCCTATAA
- a CDS encoding cell division protein FtsQ/DivIB codes for MENGKVVSLEDRIPKLKEQRRKKANRRLIFLLLLFFLIIVCVIYFQSPLSHVKNIEITGNHLYTYEDLEKMSGITSETNIWTIKKDQLAEKLKESGGMKSVEISIGIPNTVHIDVKEYRKIAYFEVENQFIPLLENGVMLHDRAMTNSPYDAPIIKDIKSEDDTVITKMGEELSKLPASVYNAISEVRYTPKNTDKWHVTVYMNDGNQVLASLSSFSDKMEHYPSIIGQLNTDKKGVIDLEVGSYFKAFDSEGEKKSED; via the coding sequence TTGGAAAATGGGAAGGTAGTTTCTTTAGAAGATCGAATTCCAAAATTAAAAGAACAAAGACGAAAAAAGGCAAATCGTCGACTTATTTTCCTTCTCCTTCTATTCTTCCTTATCATCGTTTGCGTTATCTACTTCCAATCACCTTTAAGTCATGTGAAAAACATCGAAATTACAGGGAATCATTTATATACTTATGAAGACTTAGAGAAAATGAGTGGAATTACTAGCGAAACAAATATTTGGACAATCAAAAAAGATCAGTTAGCAGAGAAGTTAAAGGAATCAGGTGGAATGAAGTCTGTTGAAATTTCCATCGGTATTCCAAATACTGTTCATATTGATGTAAAAGAATATAGGAAGATTGCTTATTTTGAAGTAGAGAATCAATTTATTCCTCTTCTTGAAAATGGAGTTATGCTACATGATAGAGCGATGACTAATAGTCCTTATGATGCTCCTATTATTAAAGATATAAAGAGCGAAGATGATACAGTCATCACAAAGATGGGGGAAGAGTTAAGTAAATTGCCAGCAAGTGTGTATAATGCGATTTCTGAAGTAAGGTATACACCTAAAAATACGGATAAGTGGCATGTTACGGTTTATATGAATGACGGAAATCAAGTATTGGCTTCTTTATCCTCTTTTTCAGATAAAATGGAGCATTATCCATCCATTATTGGACAGCTAAATACGGACAAAAAGGGAGTAATTGATTTAGAGGTCGGTTCTTATTTCAAAGCTTTTGATTCGGAAGGGGAAAAGAAGAGTGAAGACTAA
- the spoVE gene encoding stage V sporulation protein E has protein sequence MPSKKTTPDIILMILTFTLLAIGLIMVYSASAVMAERNLGDSFFFAKRQMLFAGVGIAAMLFIMNLDYWIWRSWAKPIIIVCFVLLIVVLIPGVGLVRNGSQSWIGVGAFSIQPSEFMKIAMIIFLGKFLSENQKHITSFKKGLLPSLGIVFLAFGMIMLQPDLGTGTVMVGTSIVMIFIAGARIRHFVILGLIGVAGFIGLVASAPYRIKRITSFLDPWSDPLGSGFQIIQSLYAIGPGGLFGLGLGESRQKFFYLPEPQTDFIFAILSEELGFIGGSLILLLFSLLLWRGIRIALGAQDLFGSFVAVGIISMVAIQVMINIGVVTGLMPVTGITLPFLSYGGSSLTLMLIAIGILLNVSRFSRY, from the coding sequence GTGCCATCAAAAAAAACGACTCCAGATATAATTCTAATGATTCTCACTTTTACGTTACTGGCAATAGGGTTAATCATGGTGTATAGTGCTAGCGCGGTTATGGCCGAACGGAATTTAGGTGATTCTTTCTTCTTTGCAAAAAGACAGATGCTTTTTGCTGGCGTCGGAATTGCAGCAATGCTATTTATTATGAATCTTGATTACTGGATATGGCGTTCTTGGGCTAAACCGATTATTATTGTTTGTTTTGTATTACTAATAGTCGTTTTAATTCCTGGAGTTGGGTTAGTTCGGAATGGATCCCAAAGCTGGATTGGAGTAGGTGCATTTTCCATACAGCCCTCTGAATTTATGAAAATAGCAATGATTATTTTCTTAGGGAAATTTCTTTCAGAAAATCAAAAGCATATTACTTCCTTTAAAAAGGGGTTGCTCCCATCTTTAGGGATAGTATTTCTAGCGTTTGGAATGATTATGCTTCAGCCAGATTTAGGTACTGGTACGGTTATGGTTGGTACAAGTATTGTTATGATTTTCATCGCTGGTGCTAGAATTCGTCACTTTGTTATTTTAGGTCTTATTGGTGTTGCAGGGTTTATTGGATTAGTTGCATCGGCGCCTTATCGGATTAAAAGGATTACTTCCTTCCTTGATCCTTGGTCAGATCCATTAGGAAGCGGATTTCAAATCATTCAATCCTTGTATGCAATTGGTCCAGGTGGTCTGTTTGGTTTAGGACTCGGGGAAAGCAGGCAAAAGTTTTTCTATCTTCCTGAACCGCAGACAGATTTCATTTTTGCTATTCTTTCAGAAGAACTAGGCTTTATTGGCGGCTCGCTGATTCTTTTATTATTTTCCCTTTTACTATGGAGAGGGATTAGAATCGCTTTAGGCGCTCAAGATTTATTTGGAAGCTTTGTGGCCGTCGGAATCATTTCTATGGTTGCTATTCAAGTTATGATAAACATTGGCGTTGTAACAGGACTAATGCCTGTTACAGGGATTACCCTTCCATTTCTAAGCTACGGAGGTTCCTCTCTTACACTTATGTTGATTGCGATTGGTATTCTTTTAAATGTCAGCAGATTTTCGAGGTATTAA
- a CDS encoding DUF881 domain-containing protein translates to MKTKKRRRNVIFSLVFLVLGFMISFSYQNTKKDDGQEISESQFERDLDLRNELIEQEEKNNELYKELKASQRKLVQLEKSLSNEAETYHNLAEDAERFRIYLGKVAVKGEGVQITLEDGEYNPKEDNVNNYLVHEHHVFKVINELYVSGAQAISINGQRLAHNSYILCNGPVIEVDGYQHPAPFVITAIGDSEVLEGAINMNGGVKDLVVNDNIRFTLEKKRTIQMEPLKVN, encoded by the coding sequence GTGAAGACTAAAAAAAGAAGAAGAAATGTTATCTTCTCCTTGGTTTTTCTTGTACTCGGATTTATGATTTCCTTTTCGTATCAAAATACAAAAAAAGATGATGGCCAAGAAATTAGTGAAAGCCAATTTGAACGAGATTTAGATTTGCGTAATGAATTAATCGAGCAGGAAGAAAAGAATAACGAGCTTTATAAGGAATTAAAGGCATCTCAAAGGAAACTTGTACAATTAGAGAAGAGCCTTTCGAATGAAGCGGAAACCTATCATAACCTCGCTGAAGATGCGGAGAGGTTTCGAATCTATTTAGGAAAGGTTGCTGTTAAAGGAGAAGGGGTACAAATTACACTGGAAGATGGAGAGTATAATCCAAAAGAAGATAATGTGAATAATTACTTGGTCCATGAGCATCATGTGTTTAAAGTGATTAATGAGCTCTATGTTTCTGGTGCACAAGCGATTAGTATTAACGGACAAAGACTAGCACATAATTCTTATATACTTTGTAATGGACCAGTAATAGAAGTCGACGGTTACCAGCATCCTGCACCATTTGTGATTACGGCAATCGGGGATAGTGAAGTGCTAGAAGGTGCAATTAATATGAACGGTGGCGTAAAGGATTTGGTAGTAAATGATAATATCAGATTTACGCTCGAGAAAAAACGAACGATACAAATGGAGCCTTTAAAAGTTAATTAA
- the murG gene encoding undecaprenyldiphospho-muramoylpentapeptide beta-N-acetylglucosaminyltransferase: MKIVVSGGGTGGHIYPALALIREIKKEVKDAEFLYVGTEQGLESKLVRREDIPFKAIHITGFKRKLSPENVKTVWRFIAGVQKSKALLKEFKADVVIGTGGYVCGPVVYAAAKLGIPTIIHEQNSVPGLTNKFLSKYVDKVATCFEEAASYFPEEKVVMTGNPRASEVLNQDGIKGRLSVGLQLKAPAVLIVGGSRGARPINDAVIQALPHLGKKAYQVLYVTGEVHYEAVKKEVERVGNPSNVIIKPFVHNMPEVLTSIDLTVARAGATTLSELTSLGIPSILVPSPYVTNNHQEKNANALTSNGAAKMLLEKDMNGQTLVEEMDAIMLNPEVLKEMKEASKKLGIPDAAMRLYNVMKEVINNKKR, from the coding sequence ATGAAGATAGTAGTAAGCGGCGGAGGAACAGGGGGACATATATACCCTGCTTTAGCATTAATTCGCGAAATAAAAAAAGAAGTGAAGGATGCTGAGTTTCTATATGTCGGTACAGAGCAAGGGTTAGAAAGTAAATTAGTTAGACGGGAAGATATTCCATTTAAAGCTATACATATCACAGGTTTTAAACGAAAGCTTTCCCCTGAAAATGTGAAAACCGTGTGGAGATTTATTGCTGGTGTACAAAAAAGCAAGGCTCTTTTAAAAGAGTTTAAAGCAGATGTTGTAATCGGGACAGGTGGTTATGTATGCGGGCCAGTTGTTTATGCGGCTGCAAAGCTTGGGATACCAACAATTATTCATGAGCAAAATAGTGTTCCAGGATTAACTAATAAATTTTTAAGTAAATATGTCGATAAAGTTGCAACATGCTTTGAAGAAGCGGCTTCTTATTTCCCAGAAGAAAAAGTAGTGATGACGGGGAATCCAAGAGCTTCGGAAGTATTAAATCAGGATGGTATTAAAGGACGCTTATCGGTTGGCTTGCAATTAAAGGCTCCTGCTGTACTCATTGTTGGCGGAAGTAGAGGGGCTAGACCGATAAATGATGCTGTTATTCAAGCTTTACCTCACTTAGGGAAAAAAGCCTACCAAGTTCTTTATGTAACAGGAGAAGTCCATTATGAAGCGGTTAAAAAAGAAGTAGAGCGTGTAGGGAATCCTTCAAATGTAATTATAAAGCCATTTGTTCATAATATGCCAGAAGTATTAACAAGTATTGATTTGACTGTTGCAAGAGCAGGGGCAACAACACTTAGTGAGCTAACGTCGCTCGGTATTCCGAGTATTCTTGTTCCGAGCCCTTATGTGACAAACAATCATCAGGAGAAAAACGCGAATGCTTTAACAAGCAATGGTGCTGCTAAGATGCTTCTAGAAAAGGATATGAATGGACAAACATTAGTGGAAGAGATGGATGCAATTATGCTGAATCCGGAAGTATTAAAGGAAATGAAAGAGGCGTCCAAAAAATTAGGTATTCCTGATGCGGCAATGAGGCTGTATAATGTCATGAAGGAAGTTATAAACAATAAGAAAAGATAG